A window from Chrysemys picta bellii isolate R12L10 chromosome 2, ASM1138683v2, whole genome shotgun sequence encodes these proteins:
- the LOC135981760 gene encoding myb/SANT-like DNA-binding domain-containing protein 7, whose product MQSSPAVMAVQSQNRKRAPAWTDQEVLDLIAVWGDGSVLSELRSKRRNAKIYETISKDMSERGYSRDATQCRVKIKELRQGYQKTKEANGRSGSHPQTSRFYEALHSILGAAATTTPPLTVDSEDGILSTAGSSDMLADGEDEEGDEEDEAVDSAYNADFPDSQDLFITLTEIPYQPSPAVNPDTESGEGSATTSATVSQPSLASHSQRLAQIRRRKKRTREDMFSELMGCSRAQAAQQTQWRENLSQMHQAHMEQEERWRQEDQQATQTLLGLMREQTDMLRRLVDVLQERRQEDRAPLQSICNRPPPPPSPIPPSPKVQRRRGGRVRANSHSTPADSSSSRRLSFPKI is encoded by the exons atgcagagctctccagcagtgatggccgtgcaatctcagaatagaaagagggccccagcatggactgatcaggaagtcttggatctgatcgctgtgtggggcgatgggtccgtgctttccgagctgcgatccaaaagacggaatgcaaagatctacgagacgatctctaaagacatgtcagagagaggatacagccgggatgcaacgcagtgccgcgtgaaaatcaaagagctgagacaaggctaccagaagaccaaagaggcaaacggacgctccggatcccatccccagacatcccgtttctacgaggcactgcattccatcctaggtgcggccgccaccactaccccaccactgaccgtggactctgaggatgggatattgtccacggccggttcctcggacatgttagcggatggggaagatgaggaaggagatgaggaggatgaggcagtcgacagcgcttacaacgctgatttccccgacagccaggatctcttcatcacccttacagagatcccctaccaaccgtccccagccgttaacccggacacagaatctggggaaggatcagcca ccacatctgcgactgtctcacaacctagcctggcatcacactcccagaggctagcgcagattaggcgtaggaagaagaggacacgggaggacatgttctcggaacttatgggctgctcccgagcccaggcagcacagcagacccagtggcgggagaacttgtcccaaatgcaccaagcacacatggaacaggaggagaggtggcggcaggaagaccagcaggcgactcaaacgctgcttggactaatgagggagcaaacggacatgctccggcgccttgtggatgttctgcaggaacggaggcaggaggacagagccccgctgcagtctatctgtaaccgccctcccccgccaccaagtcccatacccccctcacccaaagtgcaaagaaggaggggcggcagagtccgtgcaaactctcactccacccctgcagacagctctagtagtagaaggctctcattccccaaaatttga